TATACCAAATAATAAATGACGACTCTGTTATTGCCTCAAAATCATCTATTTACAAAAAAGATATGATGTCTTTGAGAAATAGTATGCATTTGGTTATTTTGCTAGTAAATGGTAGTAAAATTTTACATCTTAAAAATAGTGATATTACAATTAATAGTACAGATATACTCTATTTATCACAATCTAGTTATTTCATGAGTGAAATAACTGGAGATAAAAATAATTTTGAATCTATATTGATATTTTTTGATGATGAATATGTATTTAATTTTATTAAAAAATATAATATTATCTTAGATACAATTGAAAAAAAAGATGTTTTAGTATTAAATAGAGATCATTTCATAAATAATTGTGTGAATATTGTAAATCAATTTTTCCAAACTAGTATAAATAATAGCCTTGATTTAGTAAAACTAAAACTAGATGAATTGTTTTTATATTCTCTTTCGAAAGATAAAGAAAGATTTAGTGCTTTTTTAAATAAAATTATACAAACAAAATCTTCAAGAACAAAATATATTTTAGAAGAAAACCTTGATATTATAAATAGTGTTGATGATATGTGCAAACTTACTAGGCTTAATTCAAAAGCCTTAAGAAAAGAGATGATTAGATTATATAATCAAAATCCAAAAGAGTGGCTAGATGAAAAAAGACTTTCTCTTGCTAAAGCACTTCTTAAAAATACTCAAAAAAGTGTATCTCAAATAGCAACTTCATGTGGATATTCAAGTGTTTCATGGTTTATCATACAATTTAAAAAATATTATAAAACTACCCCTTTACTTTATAGGGAACAAAACTTATAAAAAAAGAAACTTTTCTTATACCTTATTTTTCTAAATTCTTTTATAATCTTCTAAATCTAAAAGGAGATTATATGAAAACTATAGTATTTATTTTCGCTACATTACATCCTAAAAAGGATAGTTTTGAAAAAGTAAGTGAGATAATAAAATCAATTATTGATAATACAAGAAAAGAAGTGGGGTGTATAGAATTTAATTTATATGAAGATTTTGAAAAGAAAAAATTATATCTATATGAGCAATGGAGAGATGAGTTATCTATAACAAAGCACTTTACCTATGATTATACTTTAAAAGCAATTGCAAATTTAAAAGATTATCAGGAAAAAGAGACTGATGTAATAAAAATGAAGAAGATAAAATGAAATCAGAAAGATATAACAAAGGTTGGGAAAAGTTAAAAGAAGTAGATGGTAGTGCAGGGGAAAAAGTAATTGAGTCATTAAAGGATATTGCTCCAGAGTTTGCAGATTTACTTATTGAGTTTCCTTTTGGAGATATTTATTCAAGAGAGAAGTTAGATTTAAAATCAAGAGAAATTGCAACTATTGCTGCACTTACTGTGATGGGTAACGCTACAGAACAATTAAAAGTACATATTCATGCAGGATTAAATGTGGGGTGTACAAAAGAAGAAATTGTTGAGATTATAATACAAATGTCAGTTTATGGTGGCTTTCCTTGTGCTCTAAATGGTTTATTTGCAATGAAGGAAATATTTAATAATGATAGATAAAAGATATGAATTTTATATTTTTAGTTTTCTAGTAACTATGTTTATGTCATTTATTATTTCTGCTATTTTAATAATTATAAACTTAGGATTTACAAATGAGTTTTTATTACTTTTGTTAAATGCTTGGTGGAAAGCATGGATAGTAGCTTTTTTTTCTGTTATTTTTATAATTCCTTTCGTTAGAAAGATAATGAAAAAAATTATAAAATATTAAAGTAGTAATTTTATGTTTCAAGTTTATTTATATTATTATTACATGGTATAATAATCTAACAAAAGGAGTTTTATGGAAAAAAATGAAAAAAAAGAGCTTATAAAAAAAATATTTTCAGAAGTATTAGGTGCTTCTAATGTAGATACTAAAATTATAGAAAAATATATCTCTTCTGATTATATACAAAATGTAGATGGTAATACTTTAGATTATGATGGCTTTATAAGTCATATGAAAAAGCAAAAAGAAGTTATAGATTCTTTAGATGTTAATTTTTTGGCTATTGCACAAGATGGTGAAAATGTTTTTACAAATCACATAGTAACAGCTGTTAAAAAAGATGAAAGTATAGTAAAAGTAAAAGTTATAGCACAATTTGTAATTAAAAATAATTTATTAGTAAAGTGTGATGAATTAACACAAATGTTATCAGGAAAAGATGAGGATAAAGATATAGGTTCAAGACATTAAGTTTTGATGAAATACTTATAAAATAAACCACAAAATGTGGTTTATTTTATTGTAAGTCAATATTGTATTTTTTCAACAATTCTACCCAAACAAGTTTTTTGCCATCTTTATTAAAAAGAGTAGGTGTTCCTCTTATATTTAATTTTTGAGCAATAATCATCTGTTCTTCTAAAC
The window above is part of the Malaciobacter marinus genome. Proteins encoded here:
- a CDS encoding helix-turn-helix domain-containing protein, with the translated sequence MIITLPNYIFENKHLYQIINDDSVIASKSSIYKKDMMSLRNSMHLVILLVNGSKILHLKNSDITINSTDILYLSQSSYFMSEITGDKNNFESILIFFDDEYVFNFIKKYNIILDTIEKKDVLVLNRDHFINNCVNIVNQFFQTSINNSLDLVKLKLDELFLYSLSKDKERFSAFLNKIIQTKSSRTKYILEENLDIINSVDDMCKLTRLNSKALRKEMIRLYNQNPKEWLDEKRLSLAKALLKNTQKSVSQIATSCGYSSVSWFIIQFKKYYKTTPLLYREQNL
- a CDS encoding carboxymuconolactone decarboxylase family protein, whose product is MKSERYNKGWEKLKEVDGSAGEKVIESLKDIAPEFADLLIEFPFGDIYSREKLDLKSREIATIAALTVMGNATEQLKVHIHAGLNVGCTKEEIVEIIIQMSVYGGFPCALNGLFAMKEIFNNDR
- a CDS encoding putative quinol monooxygenase, with translation MKTIVFIFATLHPKKDSFEKVSEIIKSIIDNTRKEVGCIEFNLYEDFEKKKLYLYEQWRDELSITKHFTYDYTLKAIANLKDYQEKETDVIKMKKIK
- a CDS encoding DUF2798 domain-containing protein; this translates as MIDKRYEFYIFSFLVTMFMSFIISAILIIINLGFTNEFLLLLLNAWWKAWIVAFFSVIFIIPFVRKIMKKIIKY